One genomic region from Natrinema caseinilyticum encodes:
- a CDS encoding 8-oxo-dGTP diphosphatase, whose product MIEATLCFPLRDRQNGGGDATDDASRREVLLIEKRRGLGEGWYNGPGGKCEPGEAPRDCAIRETREEVGLEVRDLEKAGELTFLLDGEDHTHCHVYRTDTFTGEPTSSEEAHPEWVPVDEVPYDQMWEDDHLWLPGVLEGKTIVGEFRFEGGEPLDEAAFVGHDLEWDVPSNEARWQ is encoded by the coding sequence ATGATCGAGGCGACATTGTGTTTCCCGCTCCGAGACCGCCAGAACGGCGGCGGAGACGCCACGGACGACGCGTCCCGTCGCGAGGTACTCCTCATCGAGAAACGCCGCGGGCTGGGCGAGGGATGGTACAACGGACCCGGCGGGAAATGCGAACCCGGGGAGGCCCCACGAGACTGTGCCATCCGCGAAACACGTGAAGAGGTCGGCCTCGAGGTTCGAGACCTCGAGAAGGCGGGCGAACTCACGTTTCTCCTCGACGGCGAAGATCACACGCACTGTCACGTCTACCGAACGGACACGTTTACCGGTGAGCCGACCTCCTCGGAGGAGGCACACCCGGAGTGGGTTCCGGTCGACGAGGTGCCCTACGATCAGATGTGGGAGGACGACCACCTCTGGCTCCCGGGGGTCCTCGAGGGGAAAACGATCGTCGGCGAATTCCGGTTCGAGGGCGGCGAACCGCTCGACGAGGCCGCGTTCGTCGGCCACGACCTCGAGTGGGACGTGCCATCTAACGAAGCGCGGTGGCAGTAA
- the speB gene encoding agmatinase — protein sequence MFPGATDEREETTAAADADRGGHTDTRGRASDRGGANFVVVGAPLDATTTFQPGTRFGPQRTRSHAAPFDDYDHRTDQRFSELGVVDRGDVRAWDDVEAYLEYLTSALREAVWDDSVPLVLGGEHTVSLAGARAVEPDVFVCLDAHLDLYDAYDGNPLSHAAVTRRIVEDVDSVDEAILLGVRTGSEAEWDRAAADDVTVVPPEDVAAWSPGDRLADRDVYLSVDIDAADPGYAPGTGTMEPFGLEPRELRDVVRAVAPDADGFDVVEVNDRDDGQAAALAAKLVREFVFSHADG from the coding sequence ATGTTTCCCGGGGCGACCGACGAACGCGAGGAAACCACTGCGGCGGCCGATGCCGACCGCGGCGGTCACACCGACACGCGAGGGCGAGCGTCCGACCGTGGCGGCGCGAACTTCGTGGTCGTCGGTGCGCCCCTGGACGCCACGACGACCTTTCAACCGGGGACCCGCTTCGGTCCCCAGCGGACCCGTTCTCATGCCGCGCCGTTCGACGATTACGACCACCGGACGGACCAGCGCTTTTCGGAACTCGGCGTCGTCGACCGCGGTGACGTTCGCGCCTGGGACGACGTCGAAGCGTACCTCGAGTACCTGACGAGCGCCCTTCGCGAAGCCGTCTGGGACGACAGCGTGCCGCTCGTGCTCGGGGGTGAACACACCGTCTCCCTCGCAGGCGCGCGAGCGGTCGAACCCGACGTGTTCGTCTGTCTCGATGCCCACCTCGATCTGTACGACGCGTACGACGGCAACCCGCTGTCACACGCCGCCGTTACCAGGCGGATCGTCGAGGACGTGGATTCGGTCGACGAAGCGATCCTGCTCGGCGTTCGAACCGGAAGCGAGGCGGAGTGGGACCGTGCAGCAGCGGACGACGTAACCGTCGTCCCGCCCGAGGACGTCGCGGCGTGGTCTCCCGGCGACAGGCTCGCGGATCGCGACGTCTATCTGAGCGTCGACATCGACGCCGCCGATCCCGGCTACGCACCCGGAACCGGGACGATGGAGCCCTTCGGCCTCGAGCCTCGAGAACTCCGTGACGTCGTACGCGCAGTTGCCCCCGACGCCGACGGCTTCGACGTGGTCGAGGTCAACGACCGCGACGACGGGCAGGCCGCTGCACTCGCGGCGAAACTGGTCAGGGAGTTCGTCTTTTCGCACGCCGACGGCTAA
- a CDS encoding translation initiation factor IF-5A: MAKQQTEVRDLQEGSYVMIDDAACKINAYSTAKPGKHGSAKARVEAVGVFDGKKRSLSQPVDAKIWVPIIERKQGQVVSVDGDDMQVMDLETYETITMRIPEDADVSPDENIEYLEMEDQRKIV, encoded by the coding sequence ATGGCGAAACAGCAGACCGAAGTTCGCGATCTCCAGGAAGGAAGCTACGTCATGATCGACGACGCAGCGTGCAAGATCAATGCCTACTCGACGGCGAAACCGGGCAAACACGGCAGCGCCAAGGCCCGCGTCGAGGCCGTCGGCGTCTTCGACGGCAAGAAGCGCTCGCTCTCACAGCCCGTCGACGCGAAAATCTGGGTCCCGATCATCGAGCGCAAACAGGGCCAGGTCGTCTCGGTCGACGGCGACGACATGCAGGTCATGGACCTCGAGACGTACGAGACGATCACGATGCGCATCCCCGAGGATGCGGACGTCTCACCCGACGAGAACATCGAATACCTCGAGATGGAAGACCAGCGAAAGATCGTCTGA
- a CDS encoding asparagine synthase-related protein has protein sequence MATVLLANPNAAVVSGDERRWIVCGTHALELRTEIERGADFAAVRDLHASLPGEGTIIRLSEREDEPTIRAHRGITSAYEVFYCLDSSGEPVVTDLFRNALARLEPADRRVPDRAKAAHLLFRTVPMETYVERIHRLGHGETLTWSPGETTPRTELTETLEPEPGLSPATAHERLDAVLSAICAPVADEASLMLSGGVDSTVLEPYLTNPTESVTGSFDTPELEREREYADRANELVGTDRTVVEMAESEYLDRLEAAVDSLGLPPHQLQTPTFDGVFREYDGGATLVSGQVADGVFGLGGQLEMARTVWRTRHLRYVPPMVEKLRRHRSVLERLRRQPSDPDGQALRFAIGTNVPLAVDALGKRRYDRRQRERYEYTMARVPEPTGDSYARHVHVGQWVDFFCEDTDTIWRQAGLARGSEMYTPFAGKAVAELALGLPSPERYVRGGEPKHVPKTLLGEWYPDYDRRKPKGNGNFPADRFHASGPLETIFDRYEVPDFAPDVAGRIVDRSPGLAWNLAGYAIWRDRVLRSADVAPAPHSRTVSVASSASALRSDAETV, from the coding sequence ATGGCGACAGTACTGCTCGCGAACCCGAACGCGGCGGTCGTTTCGGGGGACGAACGACGGTGGATCGTGTGCGGGACGCACGCACTCGAGCTTCGAACGGAAATCGAACGCGGTGCGGACTTCGCGGCCGTCAGAGACCTCCACGCGTCGTTGCCCGGCGAGGGCACGATAATTCGTCTCTCGGAACGCGAGGACGAGCCCACGATTCGAGCACATCGCGGAATTACGTCGGCCTACGAAGTGTTCTACTGTCTGGACTCGAGCGGCGAACCCGTCGTGACCGACCTCTTTCGAAACGCTCTCGCCCGCCTCGAACCCGCCGACCGGCGGGTGCCCGACCGCGCGAAGGCGGCGCACCTCCTCTTTCGGACGGTGCCGATGGAGACCTACGTCGAGCGAATCCACCGGCTCGGTCACGGCGAAACGCTCACGTGGTCGCCGGGGGAGACGACGCCGCGAACCGAACTGACCGAGACGCTCGAGCCAGAACCCGGCCTGTCGCCCGCGACGGCCCACGAACGGCTGGACGCCGTCCTGTCGGCGATCTGTGCACCCGTCGCGGACGAGGCGTCGCTCATGCTCTCCGGCGGCGTCGACTCGACCGTCCTCGAGCCCTACTTGACGAACCCGACCGAGAGCGTGACCGGGTCGTTCGACACGCCCGAACTGGAACGCGAACGCGAGTACGCCGACCGCGCGAACGAGCTCGTCGGGACCGATCGGACGGTCGTCGAGATGGCCGAGTCCGAGTACCTCGACCGGCTCGAGGCGGCCGTCGACTCCCTCGGACTGCCGCCGCACCAGCTCCAGACGCCGACGTTCGACGGTGTGTTCCGCGAGTACGACGGCGGTGCCACGCTGGTCAGCGGTCAGGTCGCCGACGGCGTCTTCGGACTCGGCGGCCAGCTCGAGATGGCTCGAACGGTGTGGCGAACGCGTCACCTCCGATACGTTCCGCCGATGGTCGAAAAACTGCGCCGACACCGGTCCGTGCTCGAGCGCCTGCGGCGACAGCCGTCCGATCCGGACGGCCAGGCGCTCCGGTTCGCGATCGGGACGAACGTACCGTTGGCCGTCGATGCGCTGGGGAAGCGCCGATACGACCGGCGACAGCGCGAGCGCTACGAGTACACGATGGCCCGCGTCCCGGAGCCGACGGGCGACAGCTACGCCCGCCACGTGCACGTCGGCCAGTGGGTCGACTTCTTCTGCGAGGACACGGACACCATCTGGCGACAGGCCGGGCTCGCTCGCGGCTCCGAGATGTACACGCCGTTCGCCGGCAAGGCGGTCGCCGAACTCGCGCTCGGCCTGCCCTCGCCGGAGCGGTACGTCCGTGGTGGCGAGCCGAAACACGTCCCGAAGACGCTCCTCGGCGAGTGGTATCCCGACTACGACCGGCGCAAGCCGAAGGGCAACGGAAACTTTCCGGCCGACCGATTCCACGCCTCGGGACCGCTCGAGACGATCTTCGATCGGTACGAGGTACCGGACTTCGCGCCGGACGTGGCGGGCAGGATCGTCGATCGCTCCCCCGGACTCGCCTGGAACCTGGCCGGATACGCCATCTGGCGCGACCGCGTCCTGCGATCGGCCGACGTAGCGCCCGCGCCACACAGCCGGACCGTATCGGTGGCCTCGAGCGCGAGCGCGCTGCGGTCCGACGCCGAGACGGTCTGA
- a CDS encoding ABC1 kinase family protein — MLAYARDRRRFLLFGRPRQVAAETHRHRAEVLLESLLALGPTFIKLGQLLSTRPDVLPPAYIDVLSALQDDVPPAPWPEAETVLEDELGPVDERFASFDTEPISGASLGQVYRARLDPERETPTRTGTSAGSGREVAVKIRRPNIEALVRADLRVIKWSLPLLLYFVDDARAFSLENLAQEFSKTIREEMDYEREAEMLTEIRANFSDDDRFIIPDVIESHSGSRVLTMEYVEGTKINDLDELEREGIDRTRVAENLERSYLQMIIDDGVFHADPHPGNLAVTDGGRIVFYDFGMSGRVDPFVQEKIVDFYVAVANQDIDGILDALIEIGTLSPDADRGVMAEVMEIAIRDARGEDVEQYRVNQIVGQIEDSIYAFPFRLPKNLALVLRVATVVEGVCVTLDPDFDFISTATDYLTEQGYREESIRQYIDETGTQLRRTGESLTRIAPKTERALDRLDRDDLYVRIGVEDSEDVFEKLAKRLVYGMLLTMTLFSTGVLYALEAPRGSIVAAAFSVLLTIQLYRSFRGPRSVGARPQFTRQNLRQRRGEE; from the coding sequence TTGCTCGCCTACGCCCGCGATCGGCGGCGCTTCCTCCTGTTCGGCCGGCCCCGACAAGTCGCCGCCGAAACCCACCGCCACCGGGCGGAGGTCCTGCTCGAGTCGCTGCTGGCGCTGGGGCCGACGTTCATCAAACTCGGCCAGTTGCTTTCGACTCGCCCCGACGTCCTCCCGCCGGCGTACATCGACGTCCTCTCTGCCCTGCAAGACGACGTCCCGCCGGCGCCCTGGCCCGAGGCGGAAACCGTCCTCGAGGACGAACTCGGCCCCGTCGACGAGCGGTTCGCGTCGTTCGACACCGAGCCGATCAGCGGGGCGAGCCTCGGACAGGTCTATCGAGCACGGCTCGACCCCGAACGCGAGACCCCGACGCGAACCGGCACGTCGGCCGGGAGCGGCCGCGAGGTCGCGGTGAAGATACGGCGGCCGAACATCGAGGCCCTCGTCCGGGCCGACCTGCGCGTGATCAAGTGGTCGCTCCCGCTGTTGCTCTACTTCGTCGACGACGCCCGCGCGTTCTCGCTCGAGAACCTGGCCCAGGAATTTTCGAAGACGATCCGCGAGGAGATGGACTACGAGCGCGAAGCCGAGATGCTGACCGAGATCCGCGCTAACTTCTCCGACGACGACCGGTTCATCATTCCCGACGTGATCGAGAGTCACTCCGGATCGCGCGTGCTGACGATGGAGTACGTCGAGGGGACGAAGATCAACGACCTCGACGAACTCGAGCGCGAGGGAATCGATCGGACGCGGGTCGCGGAGAACCTGGAGCGATCGTATCTGCAGATGATCATCGACGACGGCGTCTTCCACGCCGATCCACACCCGGGTAACCTCGCGGTGACCGACGGGGGCCGGATCGTGTTCTACGATTTCGGCATGTCGGGGCGGGTCGACCCGTTCGTCCAGGAGAAGATCGTGGATTTCTACGTCGCCGTCGCCAACCAGGACATCGACGGCATCCTCGACGCGCTGATCGAGATCGGGACGCTCAGTCCCGACGCGGACCGCGGCGTGATGGCCGAAGTGATGGAGATCGCCATCCGGGACGCCCGCGGCGAGGACGTCGAACAGTACCGGGTCAATCAGATCGTCGGCCAGATCGAGGACTCGATCTACGCCTTCCCCTTCAGACTCCCGAAGAACCTCGCGCTCGTCCTCCGCGTTGCGACCGTCGTCGAAGGAGTCTGCGTCACGCTCGACCCGGACTTCGACTTCATCTCGACCGCGACCGACTACCTGACCGAGCAGGGCTATCGCGAGGAGTCCATCCGGCAGTACATAGACGAGACGGGCACGCAGCTCCGTCGGACGGGCGAGTCGTTGACCCGGATCGCGCCCAAGACCGAGCGAGCGCTCGACCGACTCGATCGCGACGACCTCTACGTTCGAATCGGGGTCGAGGATTCGGAGGACGTCTTCGAAAAGCTCGCCAAGCGGCTGGTCTACGGCATGTTGCTGACGATGACGTTGTTCTCGACCGGTGTTCTGTACGCGCTCGAGGCTCCGCGGGGATCGATCGTCGCGGCGGCGTTCTCGGTCCTGTTGACGATCCAGCTCTACCGATCGTTCCGCGGACCCAGATCGGTCGGCGCGCGACCGCAGTTCACGCGCCAAAACCTACGGCAGCGTCGGGGCGAGGAGTGA
- a CDS encoding Hsp20/alpha crystallin family protein, giving the protein MPALRDALRDLSEDVFFDLLESEDAYLLVLDVPGVTAESLDLAIEDGRISIDAHREKEPAGDYRYLEENRSLFFDVELPLPDDASDADAEATVDRGVLELTLPKRGVSGETTIDIVDEDG; this is encoded by the coding sequence ATGCCTGCGCTCCGCGACGCGTTGCGGGACCTCTCCGAGGACGTTTTCTTCGATCTGCTCGAGAGCGAGGACGCGTACTTGCTCGTCCTCGACGTCCCCGGGGTCACCGCCGAGTCGCTCGACCTCGCGATCGAGGACGGCCGGATCTCCATCGACGCCCACCGGGAGAAAGAACCGGCGGGCGATTACCGCTACCTCGAGGAGAACCGATCGCTCTTTTTCGACGTCGAACTGCCGCTGCCAGACGACGCGTCCGACGCAGACGCGGAGGCGACGGTCGACCGAGGGGTCCTCGAATTGACCCTGCCGAAACGCGGTGTCAGCGGCGAGACGACGATCGACATCGTCGACGAGGACGGCTAA
- the glp gene encoding gephyrin-like molybdotransferase Glp: MEGADRERTEAGFKVRTPVDEARRILEDAVAGVTEHDADVPCGTETVDVDRADGRTLAAPVTSARDVPHYRRAAMDGYALRAADTFGASDRSPEVVRIVDAPDGNGDEHAVAGRIEPGTAARVHTGSALPDGADAVVMIEHVTELESAGELEVEDAVAEGENVAPVGEDIEAGQPLYDAGHRLRPSDLGLLRSAGYGRVEVVERPTVGVVPTGEELVAGDPGPGEVIETNGLTVSRLAQRWGARATYRDIVTDDHESLRVAIQRDLTKDVIVTTGGSSVGQRDLLPEVIDDLGDVLVHGVGLKPGHPVCLGIVQDTPVLALPGYPVACIVNAVQFLRPTIRWLEGTTPDPHPTTRATLERKIPSEPGTRTFARVRLEERDGGDDDADDPPSAAIPTRASGSGVLSSVALADGWVVVDDDREGIPAGETVSVELWEHNA; this comes from the coding sequence ATGGAAGGTGCCGACCGCGAACGGACCGAGGCCGGGTTCAAAGTTCGGACCCCGGTCGACGAAGCGCGCCGAATTCTCGAGGACGCCGTCGCGGGGGTCACCGAGCACGACGCGGACGTGCCCTGCGGGACCGAAACCGTCGACGTCGACCGCGCGGACGGCCGCACGCTCGCCGCACCCGTCACGTCCGCTCGAGACGTTCCGCACTACCGACGAGCGGCGATGGACGGCTACGCCCTCAGGGCCGCGGACACGTTCGGGGCGAGCGACCGATCGCCGGAAGTGGTCCGGATCGTCGACGCACCGGACGGGAACGGCGACGAACACGCCGTCGCGGGCCGCATCGAACCCGGAACGGCGGCGCGGGTCCACACCGGGAGCGCCCTCCCGGACGGGGCCGACGCCGTCGTCATGATCGAACACGTCACGGAACTCGAGTCGGCCGGCGAACTCGAGGTCGAAGACGCGGTCGCGGAGGGGGAAAACGTCGCGCCGGTCGGCGAGGACATCGAGGCGGGCCAGCCGCTCTACGACGCCGGCCACCGGCTCCGACCGTCGGATCTCGGATTGCTGCGGTCGGCGGGCTACGGCCGCGTCGAAGTCGTCGAGCGGCCCACGGTTGGCGTCGTCCCCACCGGAGAGGAACTCGTCGCGGGCGATCCCGGTCCCGGCGAAGTGATCGAAACCAACGGACTCACCGTCTCGCGACTGGCCCAGCGCTGGGGCGCTCGAGCCACCTACCGCGACATCGTCACCGACGATCACGAATCGCTTCGGGTCGCCATCCAGCGAGACCTGACGAAGGACGTGATCGTCACGACAGGCGGCTCGTCGGTCGGGCAGCGGGACCTCTTGCCCGAAGTGATCGACGACCTCGGCGACGTCCTCGTCCACGGCGTCGGGCTCAAACCCGGCCACCCCGTCTGCCTCGGAATCGTTCAGGACACGCCCGTGCTCGCGCTTCCGGGGTATCCCGTCGCCTGCATCGTCAACGCCGTCCAGTTCCTCCGCCCGACCATCCGGTGGCTCGAGGGGACGACCCCCGACCCGCACCCGACCACCAGGGCGACCCTCGAGCGCAAGATACCGAGCGAACCCGGGACCCGAACGTTCGCACGGGTCCGACTCGAGGAGCGCGACGGAGGGGACGACGACGCTGACGACCCACCGTCCGCGGCGATCCCGACGCGCGCGAGCGGCTCCGGCGTCCTCTCGAGCGTCGCGCTCGCGGACGGCTGGGTCGTCGTCGACGACGACCGCGAGGGGATTCCGGCGGGTGAGACGGTCTCCGTGGAACTGTGGGAGCACAACGCCTAA
- a CDS encoding DedA family protein, whose product MADVGTLDLAMADLGATAVRFVRIYGPLALLVFTFLESSMLFPFFPSEVVVPAAAALLITDPLSFFVFVGAATVGGTVGAFVPFYAFRGPGSRGLGRLRDRIDVSENATDRSRRWFRRWGASSVFWGRFLPAVRSVVSIPAGLAGMTRVRFGVYTATGTVLFYAAVGAVVYYGRQQSLLAALASVAADRPALAGTVALVALAVGLWVSLRHRRRERVP is encoded by the coding sequence ATGGCGGACGTCGGGACGCTCGATCTCGCGATGGCCGACCTCGGAGCGACCGCAGTGCGATTCGTCCGGATCTACGGCCCGCTCGCGCTCCTGGTCTTTACGTTCCTCGAGTCGTCGATGCTCTTTCCGTTCTTTCCGAGCGAGGTGGTCGTCCCGGCCGCGGCTGCGCTGTTGATCACCGACCCCCTCTCGTTTTTCGTCTTCGTCGGAGCGGCGACGGTCGGCGGGACCGTCGGCGCGTTCGTTCCGTTTTACGCGTTTCGCGGCCCCGGATCGCGAGGGCTCGGCAGGCTTCGGGACCGAATCGACGTCTCCGAGAACGCGACCGACCGCAGCCGGCGGTGGTTTCGTCGGTGGGGGGCATCTTCGGTCTTCTGGGGCCGATTCCTGCCGGCGGTGCGCTCCGTCGTCTCCATCCCTGCTGGTCTCGCCGGAATGACCCGGGTTCGGTTCGGCGTCTACACGGCGACCGGAACCGTCCTGTTCTACGCGGCCGTCGGCGCGGTCGTCTACTACGGCCGTCAGCAGTCCCTCTTGGCGGCGCTCGCGTCCGTCGCCGCCGATCGACCGGCCCTCGCGGGGACGGTCGCGCTCGTCGCGCTCGCGGTCGGTCTGTGGGTCTCGCTGCGACACCGACGGCGAGAACGAGTCCCATAA
- a CDS encoding serine hydrolase domain-containing protein, producing the protein MSQISETDRERIAALFDRHLEAGLHHGAQLAVYVDGEPAIDIAGGVTGPDGEEETRETRHVLFSSTKPYGAVTLHTLVEEGELDYDDRVVEHWPEFADEGSDKADITVRQVLSHTAGLTQGEIDERPDLWGDWDAVVEKLEEMEPVFPPGERPAYHPLTFGWLVGEIVRRVSGTPIEHAVAERVFEPLGMDDTGIGLREDEDGDDVATLVGFEEFDRCRDPGEGLGDHTRVAAPFNEEEVHRAVIPAANGIGTAGDMARFYACLANGGELEGTRILEPETVDRLTRLEAETEADGTLGREGRFTLGFWKGGTTVAPYGSLSPEHVFGHAGLGSSVGWADPEENVGFSYVTNGVRDGSYEHVARVNALGDAVRHALR; encoded by the coding sequence ATGTCACAGATTTCCGAGACGGACCGCGAGCGCATCGCTGCTCTCTTCGACCGCCATCTCGAGGCCGGGCTCCACCACGGAGCGCAACTGGCCGTGTACGTCGACGGCGAACCCGCGATCGACATCGCCGGCGGCGTGACGGGACCCGACGGCGAGGAAGAGACCCGCGAGACGCGCCACGTTCTCTTCTCGAGTACGAAACCCTACGGAGCGGTGACACTCCACACCCTCGTCGAGGAGGGCGAACTCGACTACGACGACCGGGTGGTCGAACACTGGCCCGAGTTCGCCGACGAGGGCTCCGACAAAGCCGACATCACCGTCCGGCAGGTTCTCAGCCATACGGCGGGCCTCACGCAGGGCGAGATCGACGAGCGTCCCGATCTGTGGGGCGACTGGGACGCCGTCGTCGAGAAACTCGAGGAGATGGAGCCCGTCTTCCCGCCGGGCGAACGACCCGCGTACCATCCGCTTACGTTCGGGTGGCTCGTCGGCGAAATCGTCCGCCGCGTGTCCGGAACGCCGATCGAGCACGCCGTGGCCGAGCGCGTGTTCGAGCCGCTCGGGATGGACGACACCGGCATCGGCCTCCGAGAAGACGAGGACGGCGACGACGTGGCGACGCTCGTCGGGTTCGAGGAGTTCGACCGCTGTCGCGACCCCGGGGAGGGGCTGGGCGATCACACGCGGGTCGCGGCGCCGTTCAACGAGGAGGAGGTCCACCGCGCCGTGATCCCCGCCGCCAACGGCATCGGCACCGCGGGGGACATGGCCCGCTTCTACGCCTGCCTCGCGAACGGCGGCGAACTCGAGGGAACGCGAATTCTCGAACCCGAGACCGTCGACCGGTTGACGCGCCTCGAGGCCGAGACGGAGGCGGACGGCACGCTCGGTCGGGAGGGCCGGTTCACGCTCGGCTTCTGGAAGGGTGGCACGACGGTGGCACCGTACGGGTCGCTGTCCCCCGAACACGTGTTCGGCCACGCCGGACTCGGGAGCAGCGTCGGCTGGGCCGACCCCGAGGAGAACGTCGGGTTCTCGTACGTGACGAACGGGGTCCGCGACGGCTCCTACGAACACGTCGCGCGGGTGAACGCGCTGGGGGACGCGGTCCGTCACGCGCTCCGGTAA
- a CDS encoding molybdopterin biosynthesis protein: protein MNRKEFRDLASPEDAREAIESLSLEAGIERVSLEDARGRVLVARLDAELDVPGFDRASLDGYALRARDTFGADEADPARLEVVGAVHAGEEPAVSLEDGQVVEISTGAVMPDGADAMVPVERTDRVDGSSNDRASEGPANTDAGGETEGADSGGDDVLIRTSVAPGDNVMFAGADVAAGERALGPGTRITPRDIGLLSALGIDEVPVRANPRVGIVSTGDELVRPGEGVHSERGEIYDVNSYTIAAGVEDAGGEAVLYPHAGDDQDEMERVLRTAADECDLVVSSGSTSASAVDVIYRVIEEQGELLLHGVSIKPGKPMLIGRLDDSAYVGLPGYPVSAMMIFRTFVAPAIRRAAGIPEPTSATVTGRLARQERYEEGRHRLMPVGVVTSGPSERARNGGGESADAEGSDEILVYPVDKGSGATTSLAHADGVVEVGPETDYLEEGEPVTVSLFSPDVRPPTLFGVGEDDPTFSRVLDRLENPRYLSVGTRPGLRRLREGVPDVAVAAGPLSRDLDAVELGHWEREWGLIVRTGNPEAIEGVSELVDRDLRFVNRTTDAGLRSSLDAAVDTLAADRGSTRHEIADSIDGFDLGLRAHESPARKVIAGDADAGLGLGETADRLELGFVPLGEQTVRVLANPDRTDKTGVRELEERLEDVSTGGK from the coding sequence ATGAACCGAAAGGAGTTTCGTGATCTCGCCTCGCCCGAGGATGCCCGCGAGGCCATCGAATCGCTCTCGCTCGAGGCCGGAATCGAGCGGGTCTCGCTCGAGGACGCGCGGGGCCGGGTCCTCGTGGCCCGACTCGACGCCGAACTCGACGTTCCGGGATTCGACCGGGCGAGCCTCGACGGCTACGCCCTCAGAGCCCGCGACACGTTCGGCGCGGACGAGGCCGATCCCGCGCGCCTCGAGGTCGTCGGCGCGGTTCACGCGGGCGAGGAGCCGGCGGTTTCGCTCGAGGACGGACAGGTCGTCGAGATATCGACGGGTGCGGTGATGCCCGACGGCGCCGACGCGATGGTACCGGTCGAGCGGACTGATCGCGTCGATGGATCGTCGAACGATCGAGCGAGCGAAGGCCCCGCGAACACTGACGCAGGCGGTGAAACTGAGGGCGCAGATTCCGGCGGCGACGACGTTCTGATCCGAACCTCGGTCGCGCCCGGCGACAACGTCATGTTCGCGGGCGCCGACGTCGCGGCGGGCGAACGCGCGCTCGGCCCCGGAACCCGGATCACGCCCCGCGATATCGGCCTCCTCTCGGCGCTCGGGATCGACGAGGTGCCGGTTCGGGCGAACCCGCGCGTCGGCATCGTCTCGACGGGTGACGAACTCGTCCGACCGGGCGAAGGGGTCCACAGCGAGCGCGGAGAGATCTACGACGTCAACAGCTACACCATCGCCGCGGGGGTCGAGGACGCGGGCGGCGAAGCGGTCCTCTACCCGCACGCCGGCGACGACCAGGACGAGATGGAACGAGTTCTTCGGACCGCGGCCGACGAGTGCGATCTCGTGGTCTCCTCTGGCTCGACCAGTGCGAGTGCGGTCGACGTCATCTACCGGGTGATCGAGGAGCAAGGCGAGTTGCTGCTACACGGCGTGAGCATCAAGCCGGGCAAACCGATGTTGATCGGACGGCTGGACGACTCCGCGTACGTCGGTCTGCCGGGCTATCCCGTCTCCGCGATGATGATCTTTCGAACCTTCGTGGCGCCGGCGATCCGCCGGGCCGCCGGAATCCCGGAGCCGACGTCCGCGACCGTCACCGGACGGCTGGCCCGACAGGAGCGCTACGAGGAGGGCCGTCACCGGCTCATGCCGGTCGGAGTAGTCACGAGCGGGCCGTCCGAAAGGGCCCGAAACGGCGGCGGAGAATCCGCCGACGCGGAGGGCAGCGACGAAATCCTCGTCTATCCGGTCGACAAGGGCAGCGGCGCGACGACCAGCCTCGCCCACGCCGACGGGGTCGTGGAGGTCGGCCCCGAAACCGACTACCTCGAGGAGGGCGAGCCCGTTACGGTCAGCCTGTTCTCGCCCGACGTTCGGCCGCCGACCCTGTTCGGCGTCGGGGAGGACGATCCGACGTTCTCCCGCGTCCTCGACCGCCTCGAGAATCCCCGCTACCTCTCGGTCGGCACCCGACCGGGGCTACGGCGGCTCCGCGAGGGCGTCCCCGACGTCGCCGTGGCTGCGGGGCCGCTTTCGCGTGACCTCGACGCGGTCGAACTCGGCCACTGGGAACGCGAGTGGGGACTGATCGTCCGAACCGGTAATCCCGAGGCGATCGAAGGGGTCTCTGAGCTGGTCGATCGCGATCTGCGGTTCGTCAATCGAACGACCGACGCAGGGTTGCGCTCGAGTCTCGACGCCGCGGTCGATACGCTGGCAGCCGACCGCGGATCGACCCGCCACGAGATCGCCGACTCGATCGACGGCTTCGACCTCGGATTACGTGCCCACGAGAGCCCCGCTCGAAAGGTCATCGCCGGAGATGCCGACGCCGGCCTCGGGTTGGGCGAAACCGCCGATCGGCTCGAACTCGGGTTCGTCCCGCTCGGCGAACAAACGGTTCGAGTCCTCGCGAATCCCGATCGGACGGACAAAACCGGTGTTCGCGAACTCGAAGAGAGACTCGAGGACGTGTCGACGGGTGGGAAGTAA